The following proteins are co-located in the Mus pahari chromosome 14, PAHARI_EIJ_v1.1, whole genome shotgun sequence genome:
- the LOC110332679 gene encoding testis-expressed protein 19.2: MCPPVSIRHGARGMSCLYGAWLYHLVHGEQMKICFACFKAAFLVVKNMLEMGDWEEEVWDAEPMELSEAGSEPEEWPGLSWGEGQGHLPHGISVSAGSGAQGPQPVPTELGPQEAVPLDLGPEDAEWTQALPWRFDGLSPCSHWLIPPLSWWDIFNVSPSPGQPVLLELSPTWPMDQLEAEAWLVGLKFVFLLGGFDAICYMLSMTPCWAVRTRVQRWQVLLDPGEVRVAQLQNAPEQQDLHRWKLSILESSELGMELVPADCSLQKGGFKVHSYLPWHNSTPEAWSREPGERLLVVGVISLRELPCFRSPSPDPHN, translated from the coding sequence ATGTGTCCCCCAGTCAGCATTCGCCATGGGGCCAGGGGCATGTCCTGCCTCTATGGGGCGTGGCTGTACCATCTTGTCCATGGGGAACAGATGAAGATCTGCTTTGCTTGCTTTAAGGCGGCTTTCCTGGTCGTTAAGAACATGCTGGAGATGGGAGACTGGGAAGAAGAAGTGTGGGATGCTGAGCCCATGGAACTCTCAGAGGCAGGGTCTGAGCCGGAAGAATGGCCCGGTCTTAGCTGGGGAGAGGGCCAAGGTCATCTGCCACATGGCATCTCTGTCTCTGCAGGTTCTGGGGCTCAGGGACCCCAGCCTGTGCCCACTGAGCTGGGGCCTCAGGAAGCTGTACCCCTGGATCTGGGTCCTGAGGATGCTGAGTGGACCCAGGCCCTTCCCTGGAGATTTGAtggcctctctccctgctctcactGGCTCATCCCTCCTCTGTCTTGGTGGGATATTTTCAATGTAAGCCCATCTCCTGGGCAACCTGTATTGTTGGAGTTGAGCCCCACCTGGCCCATGGACCAGTTGGAAGCTGAAGCTTGGTTGGTAGGCCTGAAGTTCGTTTTTCTTCTGGGTGGCTTTGACGCCATTTGCTACATGCTGTCAATGACTCCCTGTTGGGCTGTGAGAACCCGTGTCCAGCGCTGGCAGGTGTTGCTGGACCCTGGAGAGGTGAGAGTGGCCCAGCTGCAGAATGCACCTGAACAGCAAGACCTGCACCGCTGGAAGCTGAGCATCCTGGAGTCCTCAGAGCTGGGAATGGAGCTGGTGCCTGCTGACTGCAGCCTGCAAAAGGGAGGCTTCAAGGTGCACTCTTACTTGCCCTGGCACAATAGCACCCCAGAGGCCTGGAGCAGGGAGCCAGGGGAGAGGCTCCTCGTGGTAGGAGTCATCTCTCTGAGGGAGTTGCCCTGCTTCCGTTCCCCCTCCCCTGATCCACACAATTGA